Proteins encoded in a region of the Haloarcula sp. CBA1129 genome:
- a CDS encoding PadR family transcriptional regulator — MAKWLQSGRRRDMCVLLAAAEDGELSGQRLKTRLERRYDTRIEPKSFYGALDALESAGFVAHREDGIADKYSLTEAGEQRLREQFEWMREALGETA; from the coding sequence ATGGCGAAGTGGCTCCAGAGCGGCCGCCGACGCGACATGTGTGTCCTATTGGCCGCCGCTGAGGACGGTGAACTTTCCGGCCAGCGACTGAAGACGCGGCTCGAACGCCGCTATGACACGCGAATCGAACCGAAGAGCTTCTACGGCGCGCTCGACGCGCTGGAATCGGCGGGGTTCGTCGCCCATCGCGAGGACGGTATCGCCGATAAGTACTCGCTGACCGAGGCCGGTGAGCAACGGCTTCGAGAGCAGTTCGAGTGGATGCGGGAGGCGCTCGGCGAGACAGCTTGA